The following proteins are co-located in the Myxocyprinus asiaticus isolate MX2 ecotype Aquarium Trade chromosome 44, UBuf_Myxa_2, whole genome shotgun sequence genome:
- the LOC127434623 gene encoding transmembrane protein 200C-like: MIATGGLLRISARRQDSLRAKNHAENKRKRKAKKKRKNEVVVVKGKLNLCSIPGLVAAIGILVLLVGIAMAVLGYWPKESSLYPVLLNTPNAQRSYENREAELVNLTVNSKSRHELDKNFRSYNGSSGTAGLNPPQLGAFAVFINRYLYSDKLKVLGPLIMGIGIFLFICANAVLHENRDKKTKIINLRDIYSTVIDIHSLRSKESAPLNGFVNYTQSKETKSSLSLSAGTLTKGPWPSPGSGRHDPSSLIPSRRPSTTTPRVSSMDRETFTNTVYSIYQDQNSISMATPELKQWETRTIVSTSINAFTLPMMKLNNRGTSKRRWSDKTGEAKHEYLDTEEICRRLEDLVAYRSITKAKVETAQTYPDLVQDSVEVYKSSGSLQGAPRVSLQGSQVQLLPPSSPGRNATGSHLSLSALSDYSMSIDLGICPSTPTERQVVRSRRLSCPRLEVLSSGRYTKLEGLGGESFESTDNAMFCRKSLVEILEKDQAQTDREKNTSDSPECAVVRQYSKKEKLIMVSQSDTTLEDVEMGSVEI, translated from the coding sequence ATGATCGCCACAGGTGGTCTGCTGCGGATCTCTGCGAGGAGACAAGACTCCCTCCGTGCCAAAAACCATGCTGAAAACAAGCGCAAGAGGAAAgcaaagaaaaagaggaagaacGAAGTGGTCGTGGTGAAGGGAAAGCTGAACTTATGTTCCATACCTGGACTGGTCGCTGCCATTGGCATTCTTGTGCTGCTGGTTGGCATCGCCATGGCTGTGTTGGGCTACTGGCCCAAAGAGAGTTCACTGTACCCAGTACTGCTGAACACACCGAATGCTCAGAGGTCCTATGAGAACAGAGAAGCTGAACTAGTAAATTTGACGGTCAATAGTAAGTCTCGGCATGAACTGGATAAAAACTTCAGGAGCTATAATGGCTCCAGTGGGACCGCTGGATTAAATCCGCCCCAGTTAGGAGCATTTGCTGTATTTATTAACAGGTACTTGTATTCAGACAAGCTGAAAGTCCTAGGACCTTTGATTATGGGCATCGGCATCTTCCTGTTTATTTGTGCTAATGCAGTACTTCACGAGAACAGAGACAAAAAGACCAAAATCATTAACCTTAGAGACATCTACTCAACTGTCATTGACATTCATAGTTTGCGGAGCAAAGAGTCTGCCCCGCTAAATGGGTTTGTGAACTATACGCAATCAAAAGAGACCAAATCTAGCCTGTCACTTAGCGCTGGTACTTTGACCAAGGGCCCTTGGCCATCTCCGGGCTCGGGTAGACATGACCCAAGTAGCCTGATTCCATCACGAAGACCATCTACAACCACACCTCGGGTCTCGTCTATGGACAGAGAAACCTTTACGAACACGGTGTACAGTATTTATCAAGATCAGAACAGTATCAGTATGGCAACACCTGAGCTAAAGCAATGGGAGACTAGAACAATTGTGTCAACGTCCATCAATGCTTTCACGCTTCCAATGATGAAACTCAACAATCGAGGGACGTCTAAAAGAAGGTGGTCGGATAAAACCGGAGAGGCCAAACATGAGTATTTGGACACGGAGGAAATTTGCAGACGTCTGGAGGATCTGGTGGCATATAGAAGCATCACGAAAGCCAAGGTGGAGACTGCTCAGACTTATCCAGATCTTGTGCAAGACTCGGTGGAGGTTTACAAGAGTAGCGGCAGTTTGCAGGGAGCTCCACGTGTTTCTTTGCAGGGTTCCCAGGTGCAGCTTCTACCGCCATCTTCGCCGGGCCGCAATGCGACAGGATCTCACCTGTCCTTGAGCGCTCTCTCGGACTACTCCATGTCCATTGATCTGGGAATATGTCCGTCCACCCCTACAGAGCGGCAGGTGGTGCGATCGAGACGCCTCAGCTGCCCTCGACTTGAGGTGCTCAGCAGCGGACGCTACACCAAACTCGAAGGTCTGGGGGGCGAGTCCTTCGAGTCCACAGACAATGCAATGTTTTGTCGCAAGAGTTTGGTTGAGATTCTAGAAAAGGATCAAGCTCAAACTGACCGAGAGAAGAACACCTCTGATAGTCCAGAGTGTGCCGTGGTCAGGCAATattcaaagaaagaaaaactcATCATGGTTTCCCAATCAGACACGACTTTAGAGGATGTGGAAATGGGCAGCGTAGAAATTTAA